CCTCCCCGGTCTACTTTTGTTCCAAGTCCTCCCGAGGATTAGGGGTGGGGACAGTACTGGGTAAGGGGTTCTCACCAGGCTGGGCCAAGGAATTCTCTCTTCTGTGGTCCTGGGGATGGGGCAGTCGGAGGGGATCGGGCAAGGAGGTGAGTACGCAcctttgggggtggagggggtgggaacATGGCAGGCTGTGAGGGACCCATTGCACATCTTAGGAACAGTTGGATTCAACTTCAGGGCTCAGAAgttaggagaggaggaagagaaagagatggcGAGGgggacatacacacacagagccctCGGCACACACCCGCTAGGGGCAGGGGCCAGGGCTACCCAGGGGAGGAATGTCTGCATCCTTCTGTTTGAGTCTCTTTGATTCTTTGAGCCTGTTTCCTCAAGTCCAAGGAGAGGGTTTGGCCCTGTGGATTAAGGCCCCTCTGGCCTCCCCAGGGTGCGTGCTTTTGTGATGATAGTGGTTCACTTTGGGGCGGATCACACAAGTGGGTTGTGCCGTTGTACGGGCTTACACTTCGGTTCAACAAGTGTTTATGAaatgtgtgccaggtgctgtgctgtatgcctcattcattcattcacgcaTGCGCTAAATACCAAGTTCGGCCATTCACGCATGCGCTAAatgcctcattcattcattcacccactcATTCCTTCGTTGCTGTGTCTAAAGTTTAGTTCTTGGGGGGCGAAGGGGGCGGACTCACATGGTGAGTGGGGTGTGACAGGTTGTTAAGGCAGAGTCAGATGTGCCTATTTGACAACTGTGGGATGAAATTGACGGGGGGGGGGCAGTGTAGACATACATTTATGCATAAATGACGTGCTGTGCTGCTTTTATGGGAAGTCTCCCGTGAGTATCTCTCTCCTGTATTTTCTCTCCTCCATCCcgctctttcccctcctctgtctgTCGATTGTATCTCTGTATCTCGTTCCTAGTCTCTCTCTGAATCTCTCCATGGCTAATCTCTCCAtggctctctcccctccttgctctgggaggagctgggagtTACCATCAGCTGATCCCTGACCCCCACCCTGACCCTCAGACCTGAGACCTGGGTCAGTGTCTCTCCTCTGGACCCTCGTGCCCACACATCAAGAATCCCTGATGGAACATTTTTCATAGGCCAGGGGTATAAGAGAAGACCATGGCGCGGGGCTCTCAGACCCACCCAGACAGTTCCATGGGACATCCACGGTCTAAAGGTGGCAGAACTCAGACCCAGGGAGTGAAAGGGCTGGTTCGGGGAGGCAAGGAGCGACATCTGGGTGCCAGGGTAGGGAGGTTTCCTGATGCCTCCCTGTTGTTCTCCCCTTCTCGCCTCCCCCCAGTACGATGAGCTGCCCCACTACCCAGGCATTGTGGACAGCACTGCAGCCCTGGCTGGCTTCCCAGAGGCAGTGCCCTCGGCACCGAGAGCCCCCGGGCCCTATGGCCCCCATCggcctccccaaccccagcccctggGCTTGGACAGTGATGGCctgaggagggagaaggatgAGATCTACGGGTGAGTGGGGACAGGACTGAAGGCTCTGTGGGTTCTTGGGATGCGGGTCCCTTTCTTTGAGCCTCAGACTCTCGTGCTCTGTCTTGGTCTTTCCATCTCTTCCCCGGGTCTTCTGTCCCCTCCCAGGTGCTTCCATCTTCTGCTCGTCCCCTGCTCTCCCCTCATGAACTTTCTGTCCTGCCTCCCCCAGACACCCACTCTTCCCGCTGCTGGCCCTGGTCTTTGAGAAATGTGAATTGGCCACGTGCTCCCCCCGGGATGGGGCCGGTACTGGGCTGGGCACACCTCCAGGTGGTGACGTATGCTCCTCTGATTCCTTCAACGAGGACATTGCTGCCTTTGCCAAGCAGGTGGGCATCCccatctactgtgtgccagaagAACCAGGGAGAAGGGGTGGGCAGGAGACAGGATGCACCCTCCctggtctctctcttcctcccaggtGCGCTCTGAGAGGCCCCTCTTCTCCTCCAACCCGGAGCTGGACAATCTGGTGAGATCTCTGCCCTCCTCTCAATGCTCCTTCCTCCGCAGGGGTCTGCTATCCCACCCTCCATAGCCCTGGGGTTGGTTATGGGAGCAGACAGGAGGTCATCAGACCCACTTTCTCAAACAATGGtaattattgccattttacaaTGAGTACAGCCTAGAGTTTGAGAACTGGGACTGATGGCCTGAGTTCAAATCggagctctgccactcactagtTCTGTGAACCAGGACAAGGAGCTGAATcccctgtgccttggtttcctcatctgtagctAGTAGCTTTTCCTATCTCATAGGGCTGTTGTGAGAATATAATGAGCTaacaagagttgaacacttagaacggtgcctggcacagaacagAGACCAAATAGGCATTAGCTCGTCTATCAGCCAGGACAACAGAGCCCATGCCGAGATGAGTGTAGGGACTCGGCTGCCAAGggcaaaggagagaagagagggagagaggaggagaaatatcctggcttctcccttttttttttttttttttttttttttttgctttccagcTCCAGCCAGGGCTTCCTGTTGCATGACCCCTTTGGCAAAGgggtctgggaaatgtagtttatAGTCAGAGGGTGGGAAATGGAGCAAGGGGCAAGCAGACAAAAGATGGGGTATTTTTATTACAGCAGACATTCATTCACTTCTCTTCCGATGGATCCTTTCCCGTCTCTTCCAcctcttgcttctctttctctgtctctgactctctgGCATTTCATCTTTCCTTAATTCGgggtctctgtctctgttcccTGTCGCTCTCTGACCCTGTGgttctgtccctctctgcctgtcctctGGCTTTGTCATTCTATCTCactctttctgttcttctctctctccttttctcccctttctccttcctcctcctccttcttttcctcctcctcctcctctggtccttctccctctttctctctctctcttcccctcctcctcccctccttccgtccctccttctctcccctgctctgtctcttcctgtctcAATTTTCAGATGATACAGGCCATCCAGGTGCTCCGTTTCCACCTGCTGGAGCTGGAGAAGGTGAGTGCTTCTCACTTCCCCTCACAccctcactcccccccccccacccctccccttctcaCCCCTTCCACCCCTCCTCAGGCCCTCTGCCCACTGGAGTTGGAGCAGAATGCTGCCCCATCCCTGTacaccccagccctggctcccGGGTGGCCCCCCCAGTACCCCGGTGCCCCCTCAGGTCCACGACCTGTGCGACAACTTCTGTCACCGCTACATCACCTGCCTCAAGGGAAAGATGCCCATCGACCTGGTCATCGAGGACCGGGATGGCGGCTGCAGGGAGGACCTCGAGGACTACCcggcctcctgccccagcctcccggATCAGGTGGGCTGGGCATGGGCCACCAGGCATCACCCCGCAACCATAGCTGTGAGCGGACACAGCCAGGCTACAGCGTGagggtgcccccaccccccagcctcagCCAGCTATGCCTGACCACCGGGCATGCGCCAATGACGCAAGAGCGGCTGCGCAGACCAGGACACACCCAGATGGCAGCACATGCGCACATATGCATACACGTAGACTTAGCTGTACCCACACAGCCTCAGACACAGCCACGCAAACTCGGTCCCCGCCATTCTCGCTCGTGGCTAGATGAGCACATATGCCACCTACTCAAACACACGCGTCCCAGGCGCAGAGCAGCGTCATACGCTGCACACCCCGAGTGAGACCCGCACTTCTAGAGCAACAGCCACCACGACAGATGGAGCCAAACGGTCCCAGATCCTGCCACCCAGATTCGGACACCGCAGCACTTAGACCCAGCGCGGCGCGAGTGCAGGGCCTGCGCACACGCAGACACGTGCCACCTTCACCACACGACAGCCAGACCGCAGCAGGTACCCACGCTCCATGCCGTGCTGGGTACCGATGGACAGTCACGTAAAAGCAGCGCAAAGCCCGACCCGGACCACCCCCACAAGGGGGTCACACCTGCCCCCAGATACAGGCACATGGCCGTGCCCCGGCACAGACTCGGGGAGGCTGCCCACAGCAGTCACAGACGGGCCTCGAGGACCCTCTGCCATACAGCCCACAGTCTGCACATGCGCAGCGAGAACCCCGCTCTGAGGCCTGGCGGTGTTCCGCGTTTTCGCGGCGTCGCCAATACACACCCGTGGCAGTCATCCGGCCCGGTGTAGTCACGAAGCCACGCGTGCAGTAACCACACACACCGTCTCACAGAGAAGACAACCCATCTCTTGAACAACAGACGCAAACTTAGGACACCGTGGGCTCGTGATCTCAGGAAGGTACACGAGGTCATCTCAGAGAGGGACGCAGGCGTGAGTGCACTGACCCGGGCCACACCGCAGTCTCAAGGCAGCTTCAGGCACACCGCTGTGGACATGCACCCACGGCGTCCCATCAGACCCAGCGCTAGAAGAGCCCCAAGAACCTCTGCAGCCAAGATCAAAAGCCTTCGGACTGATGATCCCACCGTTTGCACACCCGTCCACCATGCACTCAAATACACAGTTCCATACAGACATGCCACACCCGGGGTAACCTTCTCTGAGCTGTGGCATCTCCAGCCTGGCCCCCCCAGGATACAGATGAGATACCCATGGTGGGCCATGGCAGGCTGCGGTgggacagggtggggggggggggtaggagtTGGGGGGCTGCTTACAAAGCAACAGGCAGGGTCCAGGGCAATCAGGACAGGTGGGGTGCCCTGGGATTCAACAAGAGCTGTAACCCACCCAGTCCACCTCCCAGCAATGGAGCTGAACCTTAAACTGAATGACAAAGAGGGTTTGACACAGTGTGTGCAGGTAGGTCAGGCGCCTAGGACACAGAGCTGGGGCCGAGGGCTGATCTAATGCATTGTCCAGTTCTTCAAAGTGTATCAGAGTCTAGATAAAGCACAGCCTGAACCCTCCACCCACCCTGCAATTCGGAgacacctccccaccccatctctgaAAAACAGAAGTTGTTTTTTATCCCCCCTAAGTTTAGTGCAAACTCATTTGGCAGCTTAGTCTGACCTGAACTAATGAGAGGCTAtttatagactttatttattccaCTTAGTTAAATATTCATCCATTTTGCTGCAGAAATGTTAATGAGTCTGATGAGGAGGTTAAGCCCCAGACCCTGCTGGGGGTGTCATGAAATACACAGTGTGTGGGCAGATTTAGTGTCTACAAAGGGGAACCGTTCTatgggcacccggctggctcaggcagtagagctgcgactctggatcttggggtcttgagttggaggttacttttaaaaataaattaaaaaaaaattaaaatgtggaaaGTTCTAAATTCTGAAACACTGCTGGCCCTCTAGGATTTCAGCTAAGCTGCTGTGGATCTCTGTAAGCTCACGTTTATGGGGCGACTGCTGTGTGTCTACGTGAATGATCTCACCGAGTCCTTTCCAGGCTCTGTGAGGTGGGGACagttgttttcttctgttttccagttaaggaaacagaggcacagagaagtgaagcaacttg
The DNA window shown above is from Mustela nigripes isolate SB6536 chromosome 17, MUSNIG.SB6536, whole genome shotgun sequence and carries:
- the MEIS3 gene encoding homeobox protein Meis3 isoform X1 → MARRYDELPHYPGIVDSTAALAGFPEAVPSAPRAPGPYGPHRPPQPQPLGLDSDGLRREKDEIYGHPLFPLLALVFEKCELATCSPRDGAGTGLGTPPGGDVCSSDSFNEDIAAFAKQVRSERPLFSSNPELDNLMIQAIQVLRFHLLELEKVHDLCDNFCHRYITCLKGKMPIDLVIEDRDGGCREDLEDYPASCPSLPDQNNMWIRDHEDSGSVHLGTPGPSSGGLASQSGDNSSDQGDGLDTSVASPSSGGEDEELDQERRRNKKRGIFPKVATNIMRAWLFQHLSHPYPSEEQKKQLAQDTGLTILQVNNWFINARRRIVQPMIDQSNRTGQSAAFSPEGQPMGGYTEAQPHMTVRPPGSMGMSLNLEGEWHYL
- the MEIS3 gene encoding homeobox protein Meis3 isoform X2, which codes for MARRYDELPHYPGIVDSTAALAGFPEAVPSAPRAPGPYGPHRPPQPQPLGLDSDGLRREKDEIYGHPLFPLLALVFEKCELATCSPRDGAGTGLGTPPGGDVCSSDSFNEDIAAFAKQVRSERPLFSSNPELDNLMIQAIQVLRFHLLELEKGKMPIDLVIEDRDGGCREDLEDYPASCPSLPDQNNMWIRDHEDSGSVHLGTPGPSSGGLASQSGDNSSDQGDGLDTSVASPSSGGEDEELDQERRRNKKRGIFPKVATNIMRAWLFQHLSHPYPSEEQKKQLAQDTGLTILQVNNWFINARRRIVQPMIDQSNRTGQSAAFSPEGQPMGGYTEAQPHMTVRPPGSMGMSLNLEGEWHYL